The genomic region ACTGCtgaatcatataaatggcttctTCAAAGTTTTTTGAAGGCTTTTGGTGTTGCACCTAAGGTGGTTGTGACTGATCAGGACGCTGCAATGAAAATTGCCATCCGAGATGTTTTCCCAGATACCAGACATCGTTTGTGTATGTGGCATATAATGATCAAAGTTTCTGAAAAGGTAACTTTCTTAAACCAGCACACTTTTAGCATATAAACCAGCAcactttaaacaatccatttaaaccagcacactttagcatataaaccagcacactttaaacaatccatttGAACCAGCACACTTTAGCATATAAACCAACACACTTTTAAACCAGCACACTTTGGCATATAACTCAGCACACTtttaaaccagcacactttctttaAACCATCACAGTTTAAGCATCATAGTTTAAGTTTATACATCAACTAGCACACTTTAACATATAAACCAGCACATTTTAGGATTTGTTTGCtgttttaatatactaattattttttttgttataggTTGGTACTGAGCTATCACAagatgaggtttttaaagatgatATATGTGCTGTTGTATGGACTGATGCTCTTGAACCAACACAGTTTGAGACACAATGGTGTGATTTAATGATTAAGTACAACCTTACTAGTAACAGCTGGCTGTCTGATATGTACAACCTCAGATCAGATTGGATTCCTGCATACTATCGTCATGAACATATGTCCGGTCTTATGCGTACAACATCTAGGTCTGAGAGTGAAAATCATTTTTTTGGTCAATTAACCAACACAAAATTGTCATTAGTTGAGTTTTTGAGCCATTTTGATACTGCAATGGAATCTCAGAGGTTTAAGCGCAGCAAACGTGATCATGATACCAGATACACACAACCTGCCATGAAAACCAATTATGAATTGGAACTGGAAGCTGTAAAGATTTATACTCGGGGGATATTTTTTGATGTTCAAGAAGAAATTCGACTTGCTTGCAAGAATTGTATGTGTAGGCGTGAAGAAGAAGTTGGTGATTCAATTAAGTTTTATATTCTACAGGTCAATCTTCCCGGCCTTCATGAGGTATTTATTTATACCTTTTAGTAGCACAAACATGTTCTGCTTTTTACAATACATTTTAAGTAGCACAGTGATTTATATTTACAATTAGAATTTTACATATATAAACCAGCACACTTTGTTATAAACTAGCACAATATAAGCATTTGTTATTTGTGTAGGTTCTTTTTACTCCTAAGGATATGGTAATTAAATGCAGCTGCAACCGATATGAGCAGTATGGTTTGCTATGTAGGCATGCCTTTTGTGTTCTTCGTCTTTGTGGTATAAAGGAGTTccctaaaaaatatgttatggGGCGTTGGACAAGAGATGTTGTTCCAAAAAAGACAAAAGTTTCGAGTTTTGATCAAAATGCTGCTGGTAATCAAGTTGAACGTGCTTCCAGCATTGTGCGTGAGATAATGACTGCAACTGAACATATTGTTAACCGTCTTGTTACAAATATGGACCTGTTATCGTTGTATAGAGACCAAGTGATCGAGTCGAAGTTGAAGGTTGATTCTGCTGACCTTCCTGCAGAATCACTTGACAAGAATGCAAGATTAGCTAATATTCTTCATGCTGATCAGCCATGTTCATCGTCTTCTGCTACCATTCTTCCACCTAGTGGTATTAGAAACAAGGGGTGTGGTTCAAACAAACGCTTAAAGTcttttcgtgaggtatcatcttCAAGAATATCAAAGAAAACTAAAACTAGAGGTTGTTTGATATG from Helianthus annuus cultivar XRQ/B chromosome 10, HanXRQr2.0-SUNRISE, whole genome shotgun sequence harbors:
- the LOC110885740 gene encoding protein FAR1-RELATED SEQUENCE 5-like, whose product is MSFDATFRTNRYDLVFVPFTGIDNHHHNVTFAGSLLASETAESYKWLLQSFLKAFGVAPKVVVTDQDAAMKIAIRDVFPDTRHRLCMWHIMIKVSEKVGTELSQDEVFKDDICAVVWTDALEPTQFETQWCDLMIKYNLTSNSWLSDMYNLRSDWIPAYYRHEHMSGLMRTTSRSESENHFFGQLTNTKLSLVEFLSHFDTAMESQRFKRSKRDHDTRYTQPAMKTNYELELEAVKIYTRGIFFDVQEEIRLACKNCMCRREEEVGDSIKFYILQVNLPGLHEVLFTPKDMVIKCSCNRYEQYGLLCRHAFCVLRLCGIKEFPKKYVMGRWTRDVVPKKTKVSSFDQNAAGNQVERASSIVREIMTATEHIVNRLVTNMDLLSLYRDQVIESKLKVDSADLPAESLDKNARLANILHADQPCSSSSATILPPSGIRNKGCGSNKRLKSFREVSSSRISKKTKTRGCLICGGHGHNSRTCKMKTTVADSQKSS